The following nucleotide sequence is from Caldicellulosiruptor saccharolyticus DSM 8903.
AATGAATAGGGCGGCTTTTATCATATGACCTTATCCACTCAGCCATTTTATCGTGATTTGGACCATAGCCAGACTCGTTTCCAAGCGGCCACATGATGATTGATGGATGGTTTTTGTCCCTCTTTACCATCATCTTTGCCCTTTCGACAAACGCATCTTCCCAAGCAGGGTCTTTTGCCAGAAGTCCCCAGTCACCAGCTGCTCCAAATCCGTGGGTTTCCAGGTCAGCCTCATCAATCACATAAATGCCAAGTCTGTCGCATAGTTCTAAAAAATAAGGATGGTTGGGATAGTGTGAGGTTCTTACACAATTTATATTGTGCTGTTTCATCAAGGTTATGTCCTCTTGCATCATCTTTCTTGTCACTGCAAATCCTACTCTTGGATGCATGTCATGCCTGTTGACACCTTTTAACTTTATAGGTACGTTGTTTAGATAAAATACTCCGTCCTTTATTTCTATCTTTCTAAAACCAAAGTTCTGAGGGATAATTTCTAAAATGTTTCCATCAACATCCTTTAAGATTGCAAGAAATGTGTAAAGGTTTGGTAGCTCTGCACTCCACAGTCTTGGACTTTCAATTTGAAATTCAAAAGCTACAGAAGCTTGGCCATTTGCAGAAAGTCCCAGAGATTTGTTTGAGCTTTTGATTAAAGTTTTATCAGAGAAAACTTGCACTTCTATGCTAAATTCTTTTTGGTCGTTGCTTCTGTTTTCAATTTCAATCTCAGCAGTCAAGTATCCTTCTTTGAGGTCATCACTCAAAATTGGTTTTAAATACACATCTCTTACAAATACCTTTGGTCGAAATAGCAGATACACATCTCTGAATATTCCGCTCATTCGCCACTTGTCCTGGTCTTCCAAGTAAGTTCCATCTGAATATTTTAGAACAACAACTGTGATGGTGTTGCTTCCCTCTTTTAAGAACCTTGTGATGTCAAATTCGTGCATCATATGTGGACCTTTTGAAAAACCGACAAAACTGCCGTTTATGAACACATAAAATGCTGAGTCTACCCCTTCAAATACAACAAATATTTCTTTGTCTAAGTCTTGTTGAGAAATATAAAATTCTCTTTTGTAGACGCCTGTTGGGTTTATATCTGGCACAAACGGTGGGTCGACAGGGATTGGGTAATTTATGTTAGTGTAAACCGGCTTGTCGTAGCCAAATAATTGAATATTACTGGGAACAAATATTTCATTCTCCCATGAAATATCCTCGTTCATTAGTATTTTTTCAGCTTTAAGGGGATTTTCAAATAATTTAAACTTCCACTTTCCATTTAGGGATTTAAACAGGGAAGATAATTCCCACTCCCCCTTAAAAGCCTTTTCAGCTTCATCATATGGGATGAACGAGCTTCTGGGTTCCTCCCTAAAAATATGCTGAACAGTGGGGTCTTCCCAGTGTCTTTTCTCTATCATCTGTTTTCCCCTCTTTGTTTTCCCATTTTCAAGAAGTAACGTTTAATAAATCCTTCAAATTAGGCTTTGTTTTTGATATATTTTGAGAATATCTGATATTTCTTGTGCAGCTTCTTTTATCAATTCTATAAAATATCCCTCATTTTCTTCGTTAACTCGGATCGTGGGAACTGCTATACTAATAGCCGCTATTATTTGCTCATTATGATTGAAAATCGGTGCTCCAAAACATCTTACACCTTCCGAAGATTCTTCATAGTCGAGAGCATACCCGTTTTCTCTCACTTTTCGTATCTCCTCTATTAACTTTTCTACCTCACAGATGGTGTTAGCGGTTAATCGCTCAGGCGGTTGTTGAGAGTATAATTCTCTCAATTCCTTATCACTCAACCCAGATAGTAACGCTTTTCCAAGTGCTGTAGCATGAGCGGGTATGCGTTTACCTATGGAAGAAGCAATCCGAATAGGATGATTAGATTCAATTTTTGCAATATAAATTACATCGCGTCCATCTCTTACTGCGAGGTGGACTGTTTCATTGGATTTTCTTGCTACTTTTGCTACTACTGCCATTATTGCATCCATAAATTCTGATTCTCTCAAGTAACCGCTTCCCACTTCAAACATTTTGATACCCATCTTGTACCGATTAGTTGCGGAGTCAAAAATAAGATATTTTCTCTCCACTAATGTGTTAAGAAGAGATAATGCACTACTTTTAGGAATTCCCAATTTTTGTGATATATTACTTAAAGTTAATCCTTCTGAACAGGAAGCTATCAGTTCCATAATATCTAATGCTCTTTGCAAGGAACGATGCAAGTTTTTTCCTTTTTCCATTTATTTTATCTCCCCCACTTTTCAATTTGCAAATCTTGTGCAAGCAACTTTCTAGAATATCTATCAACATTTTATTCTAACAAATTTTTGTATTCAAGTACTCTCCAATCATGGCTAGGCAATACTATACACTTTTCTTCTTTCACCATAGAAATGGCTTTTATGCATTCTTCCAAATTATAAAAAAGACCGACAGGAATTTCTTCTTCTATATTTTTGTATGTCATAATAGTATCTCCACTAATGATGATTTTCCTCTCTCCTAAACGTACTTCTACTATCTGAGAACCTGGGGTGTGTCCTCCAATTTTAATTACTTTAATAACTTCATTTATAAATTTGTCGCCATTCAAAATTAATACCTTTCCTTCATTGATTTTCTTGAAGATAGGTTGTGTAAAAAATTTTATATAGCCAGGTTCCCAAACGGGGGCACTCAATGCCCATCCTAACTCTTTAAGTTGAAACACTACCCTTGCATTGGGAAATAAATCTATATTACCAATATGATCCCAGTGTAAATGAGTACAAATTATGAGTTCAATTTCTTCGGGATCAATATTATTTTCGTTAAGTATATCTTCAATTCTCTTTTTTTGCCCAAATCTTAAATTTGTCGCTTTCTCACACTCTTCGATTTTTCCAAAACCTGTATCTACTAAGATATGATTAGTTGCTGTTCTAATATAAAATGAAAAAGATGGCACCATTCCCTCATGAAGTATGTTTCCTCCCCTATACTTTATGCCATCATGAACAGGTCCAAACTCACCTATCAAAAGAGGTTTTATTTCATATATCATTCCTTCACACCTCTGTGTCTTCTTTTTAAAAGGTTAGTTCACCTATTTCTTTAATATCGATCCTAAGAACCCTTTCTTCTTCAACAGCCTCTTTTATCTTATTTATTATCCACGAAGTATAATAAGCATCGTAAAGGTCAGAGAGTGGTTTTTTCCCTTTTCTTATGCACTGGTTAATAAAATAATCAACCTCTTCATCAAACATTTCTTGATAGAGAGGATATTCATTTTCTCTATTTGGAGTAAATTTAACTATATCCTTGCGTGAAAAATGAAGTCCACCTTTTTGGCACAGCACTTTTATTTTAAATGTCCACGGATCACTTGTTTCGTCTTCAGTTGCCCATGAAAGATAAATATGAGCAAGAGCTCCACTTTCAAATTCCGCAACTACCATTAAATGTTCATCCCCAGTAGGAATCTTGTCTTTCCTAAAACATCCTTTGACAGCACAAACTTTAGAAGGCAAGCCCATATAGGCTATCATAAGATATATATGATGCCACAAAACTTCCTGTAGAGGACCGTTATATTTTTCTATTAATTCCTCTGGCATATAATATATTTCAGAGGAAAACATTGTAAAAGGTTCTCCCAAACTCCCTGAGGAAATGATTTCTTTAAAACGTCTTAGTTCACGAAGATATATATAACTATGTCCAGGCATACATATTCTACCAACTTGTTGTGCTACTTTTGCCATCTGGCTTATTTCTTCTGGATCCATACTCACTGGCTTTTCCACTAAAACGTGCTTTCCCTCCTTTAAAGCATGAAAAGTGTAGAAAAAATGAGTGTGAAATGGAGTTAAAACAAAAATGGCATCTATATCATTCCTTTTATAAATTTCATAGGGGGAACATACTACCACCCCCCATTGTTGTGCCCTTTTCATTGCAAGTTCTTCATTGATATCACTTACTGCAATTAATCTCACATTTTCACACTTTCTGATAGCTTCAAAATGATTTTCTGCTACTCTTCCACACCCTATAAATCCTACTCTAACCTCATTCACATTTACCATACTTTATGACCTCCAGTTTTTTGCTCTTGAGAGAATCCATTATAGCCCATGAAATCTCACATGCTCGAGCTCCATCTTCTACTCCAGGTTTAGGTTCTTCATCTTTCTTTATGCATCTTATAAAATACTCTTGAAGTCTTTTAGCACCGCCTTCTACATGGGAATGCCACATCACGTCTTTATATGTCATTCCCTTCACTAACATTCCAGGGTTAGCGTCAATTCCTCTTTCACTATTTATAGTCATATAATTTTTAAATTCGTCAATGTAGATATATCCTTCACTCCCTATAATTTCGAAACGTTTATCAGTAGCAGAATCTTTTGGAAATGCTCCACTCATGTCAATGCAGACAATACCACCTTTTTCTAAATATCCTATGGCTGCAAAATTGTCTTCTATTAAAGAATTCCCTCTCATATATTCATGAGCAACACCTATTACACTTGTTACCTCTTGATTACTTAACCATCTTACAAAATCCCACAAGTGTACGCTTGCTTCTAAAATCAGACCACCACCTTTACTTCGGTCAAAGACCCATTCTCCATGGGTCACGTCGTGCCCTTTCATAGTAAAACGGAAATTCCCCCTTATATATTGAATTTCTCCTATTACTCCCTGATCAATCATATCTTTTGCTTCCTGGGAAGAAATAGCAAATCTCTCAGGAAAACAGATTATAAATTTTCTATCGCTTTTCTTTACTATTTCTCGCAAAGAATTAACCTCTTGGGGGGTGAGAGCTAATGGTTTTTCACAAAGCACATGTTTATTAGCTTCTATGCTATCTTTTACAATTTGATAATGAGAAGTAGCAGGAGTTACTACATAAACTGCATTTATATCTTTTCGGTCCAATAATTGGCGGTAATCCTGATACACATCTGCACCATACAATTTCTCTGCAATTCTTAATTTCTGAGGATCTAAATCTGCTACAGCTTTCAATTTGCAATCTTCAATAAGAGTAGAATTTTTAGCATGTATTTGTCCCATCCATCCAAAGCCTATAATACCTATATTTATCATTTTCTTTCTCTCCTTTCTTAATAATAGTACGTTATTCAATCACTCAAAATAGTGGTTCAAATTTTCTCTTTTCCACTGGATCTTTTTCAATAAATGCAAACTTCTTTATTATTTCATCAGTTACCTTTACTCCTAAACCAGGAATATCTCTCAGAATTTCAATATAGCCGTCTTCTACTTTTGGCATCTCAATTATAAGCTCATCACGGAGAGGATTGGGTGTTCGGTCAAACTCCATTATAAATGCATTTGGTGTTGAAGCAATAAAGTGCACATTAGCCATAAATCCTACACCAGATCCGAAAATATGTGGAGCACATTTCATATGAAATGCTGAAGCCATAGCCGCTATTTTTTTACACTCAGAAATTCCACCTGACCTTGTTACATCCGGTTGCAAAATATCTACTGCTCTTTTTACTATAAGTTCTTTAAATCCCCATCGTGTAAACTCATTCTCACCTGCGGCAATAGGAATACTTGTAGCTCTTGATAGATATGCATAACCATCAATATCATCCGGATGCAAAGGTTCTTCCAACCAGAAAATATTATACTTTTCGAGTTCTTTTGCTACCTTCAGTGCAGTATTTAGATCCCATGGAAAATCGGTATAACACTGTCCTGCATCTACCATTAAGTCAATCTCGGGGGGCAAAGCTTCCCTTAATGCTTTTACTTTTTCTATATCATTTCGCGGATCCTCTTCCCCAATACGAATCTTAAAACCTCGATATCCTTCTTTCACCATCTCTAAACCTTCTTTGATTAGCTCATCTATGGGTTTATCCATACCTGCACTGGCATATAATCTTATTTTCTTTCTATATGCTCCCCCTAACAACTCATATACAGGACGCTCCTGCCATTTTCCCAATATATCCCACAGGGCAACTTCTATCCCACTTATAATTGGAATTACAAAACCTTTTCTTCCCCAGTGAGCTGATCTTATATACATCTTTTGCCATAACTTTTCGATATCAACTGGATCCTCACCTAATAACATTGGCTTGAACCGTTCTTCTATTACCTGAACTACAGCATGGGGAACATAGGTGGCTTCTCCTACCTCTCCTATCCCCTCTATTCCTTTATTTGTAGTAATTTTTACCAAAAGAGCATTGCGTTGGAGTGTAGTTCCTCCCGACCATTTCCATATCTCATTTTCTTTGTATCTATAAGAGAGAAGGATTGTTTCTATATTTTCTATTCTCAACTCACTCATCTTGTATTGATTCCTCCCCTTTTCCTTATTCTTTTACAGCGCCCATTGTAAATCCTTGAACAAGATATTTTTCCATTAAAAGAAACACTATAACACCTGGTAGACATGCAATTATAGAACCTGCCATTATTTGTCCCCAATTTATTCGACCGTGTTCACCTTGCATCATGGCAATTCCAACAGTAATTGTGCGCATTTCCTCACTTCTTGTAAGTGTGAGAGCAAAAAGATATTCCTGCCACGCAAGTACAAATGCAAACATTGCTACTGCAACTACACCTGGTAAAGCAAGCGGCAAGATAATTCGAAACAAGATTTGTAATCTCCCGCATCCTTCTATCCTCGCTGCTTCTTCTAACGAAACAGGTATAGTATCAAAGTATCCTTTTAACATCCATGTACAGAAGGGAAGAGTAAACGTAGAATAAGCTATTAACAATGCCCAGTAAGTATCTATTAAACGCAATTTATTCATAATTGTAAATAGAGGAATTGCCAAAAGCATACCGGGAAATATCTGGACAATTATTAATACAATCGAGAAAAGAAATCTACCTTTAAAGTTAAATCGAGAAATTCCGTATCCTGCAAATACGCTTACAAGAGTACCTATCAGCATGTTAAGCAAAGCTACTATCAAGCTGTTTTTTAAATAGTAACTAAAATAAGTATCATTCCAAATACCTACATAGTTACTAAAAGAGAAGCTACGGGGAAGTAATTTGGGAATTGTTAAAAATATTTCATCTGGTTGTTTGAAAGAAGTTGAAATCATCCAGAAAAAAGGAGAAAGATTAACAATACTAATGATAATTAATATGATATACACCACCGTTAGCGTTAACTTTTTTCTTTTTTGTTGACTTTTTAGCCAGCTCATCTTCTTCTCACCTTACCCTTTACTCATTTGCCATCAGTCTTTTTACATATACATAAATTGGCCCTACCATTAAAATGAGCATTATTGTGGCCACTGCTGATGCATAACTTACTTGAAATGACTGTAAAAATAATTCATAGCTGAATACCGGCATCGTCAATGTTGCAGTGCCAGGACCACCTCTGGTCATAACTTGAATAATATCAAATTGATTAAAATTCCATATAGAAGTCAAAATTGCAGTAATTAATGCTATATTTTTTACTGACGGAATGGTTATATAAATCAACTTGTGAAAACCACTTGCTCCATCCACTTCTGCTGCTTCATATAAGTCCTTACTAATTGATTGAAGCCCCGCCAAAATTACTAACACTACAAAGGGAATTGCTTTCCATAAAGCAGCTACAACAACTGCACCAAATGTCAAATGTGGGTCCCCCAACCATGCTTTGTAAGTCTTTATAATATGAAACTTCCATAATAGATAATTGATCAATCCATATTGCTCAGAGTATAACCATTTCCAAATTATGGCCGCTATTGAATTTGGAATTAACCACGGAATCAAGATAAGAGTTCTGAAAATTTTTCTACCTTTAATGTCTGTGTTAAGTAATAAAGCAATGAAAAAACCTATAATCATTTCTCCTATTAAGATAATTATCGTCCATAAAACAGACTGTTTAAATGAAATCCAAAAAAGCGGGTCATGGAGCAAATTTATATAATTCTGTAATCCTATAAATTTAGTGGGTCTAACAATTAGTAAGTTTATGTTCAAAAAACTATTAATAATTCCTGTAACAAGGGGATAAATAAGAATGACTACTATTAAAATTGCAGATGGCATAATTAAAAGATATGGTGTAAGTTTTTCACTCCGCAGTAATTTTACCATCTTTCCACCTTCCCTTAATGCACATTATAACTTCTGTGGGGGTAGAGTAATTATGTTTAAAGCTCCTCCACCCCCACCCATTTCCTATCTCTTTTTACTTCATCCTATGAAGTTGTTCTAAGGCGTCATGAAGTTCTTTTAGTCCTTGTTGAACATCTTTTTGCCCCATCAACATCTGTTGAATAGTCTTTCCTACATAAAGTGCCTTAAATGTTTCCCATTTTGGATCCATTGGTGGAATGACTGAATATTTTGTTCCCTCAATGAACGGTTGCAGCAGCGGTTCGTAAGTCTTTTTTGCATACTCAATATAACTCTTTGTCCATAACAGAGAGTCGGCACCTTTACAGTATGCTTCAGCATATGTCAAACCATTTGGCATTTTAGTAGTGTAAAGGAAGTATAGGTATTGCCAACTTTCTTTTTTCTTTGTAGAAGCCTGCAAAATATTGAAGGTGTTTGGATAACCTCTTGAAGCTCTTCCACCTGGACCAGCTACCATCAAAGCAGTTCCCCATTTTCCTTCAATCTTTGGCCCTTTTTGATGGACTGAGCCTACAACCCATGCACCATTATACATCATCGCAAATTTTCCAGACACAAATCCATTTGTTACTGCTTCCCAATCCATATCTACTAACGTAGGTGGTGAAATTTTATATTTTCTTACTAAGTCAACCATAAATTGGGTACCTTTAACCGCTTCAGGATCAAGAAGTTTGGAAACCCATCTTTTCTGTTTTGCATCATATACTGAAACCTTTGCACCTGCTTGTTGCATAAAGTTAACCCAATAATCATTTGCATTTTCTGCTTGAACTGGCCAACCAAATCCCCACTGGTCAATTACTCCATCATTGTTCAAATCCTTTGTTAATTTCATACCATATTTTACTAAGTCATCCCATGTTTGTGGTGGTTTATTGGGATCCAAACCTGCTTTCTGGAATAAATCTTTTCTGTAGAATAACTGCCATGTACACCCTTCCTGGGGCAAACCATCTATGCGTCCCTTTTGGTTAGTCACAATTTTCAATGCAGCAGGCAGAAAACTTTGAAGCATACTCTTTGGAATCATGTCAGTTATATCTGCTAATGCACCAATGTCTCTTAGATATGCTACCATTGGCGGGTTACAAATTACAATATCAGGTGCTCGACCACCCATGATAGACGTCATGAGCTGAGATGGGGCATCTGTCCAGCTTACCCTTGTTTCTTTAATCTGGATGTTTGGATACTTCTTCTCAAACGCTTTTATAGATTCTTCTAATACTTTCAGCATACCGGGTACCCAAGTGGTGTGGAAAAATTCAATTGTCACTTTCTTTTGAGTAGAAACCTTTTGTGACGTCGAAGAAGTTTTACTGAATGTATACACTCCCAAAATGCTTAAGGTAAATACTACAAGCACCAAACAAGCAATTAACTTTTCAAGCATTTTCTTCTTCATAATAATCTTACCTCCCCTATTTTTATTTTAATTTTTAATTACTGCCTTGATTCATTTAAACGTTTAAGCCAGTTTCCTCACTTAAGAGATTTTCCAACGCATTTCGCATCTTCTCATATATCCTGCTGTATTCACTTGTATTCGGTAGAGGAACTACTACCTGTTTGTGAGGACCTACTTCAAAACCACGAATAGACATCGCTATTCTGTAACCCACAGGGAAAGGAAATTTCTCTATTAGTTTTACTATTTCTGCAACTCTGAACTGTAACTCTTTTGCTTTTTGATGGTCGTTGTTTTCAAATAGAGAATATATTTCGGTTACTATTTCCGGCACAACTGCCGCCATTCCACTCATGCTCCCTGAGCATCCCATGTACAAAGCAGGCAAGAGTATGTCATCATTTCCTGTCATCACTGAAAAATCTTTTTTATGCTTACGCGATAAAATAATGTAATACATTAAATTTTGCATACTGCCACTGCTGTCTTTTATGCCTATTACTTTCTCATGTAAGATCAACTTTTCTATTACACCAGGCGGCAATCTATTCGTACGAAATGGAATGTCATATAATACTACGTTGATAGGAATTTTCTCTAAAACCTGAAGATAAAATTGATATATTTCCTCCTCTTTCAATGGAACATAGTAAGGGGGAGAAATAACTACAGCAGGACACCCTTTACTTGCTGCAAATTTTGCTATCTTGAGAGTATTTTCAACACAACTCGAACATGCACCAGGTACTACTGGTACTCTACCTTGCGCTTCCTGGGATACAATCTCAATAACTTTGCAAATATACTCTACTGAATGATGAAAGAATTCTCCTACTGAACCTGTTGGGAAGAGACCTTTTATTCCTTTTTCAATTAGAAAGTTAACAATTTTCCGAAGTTCGTTTTCATTTATTTCGCCATCTTGAGTGTAAGGTGTAACCATTGCTGCGAAAGGTCCTTTTAGAGTAAAAATGAGAATCGCCCCCTTTTTATATAAAAGTAACCACTGGTGAAAGTTAGTAAATAGGTTTAATGTATATTCATATTTATGAACAGTATACGTATATATGAATCTTTTACTTTAAGTATAATGTATTTTTATTTTCATGTCAAGAGTTTTTTAAAGGTGTTCCTCGAATAGGTGTAGAGATATTTACCTCAGCGAAAGAATGTGCGAAGATAGTGGGGAAAAACTCATAAAAAGAGTTGAGGCTGCCTCTATCCTGATATGAATATAATTTAAAAAAAGTGAAAAATTTCCTTCAAAAGAAACACCAAAAACTACCAAAAGAAAGTTAAAATAAAATTGTGTCCATTGTAGAATTAGTATTGAAATAATTATAAAAAGAGATTTCATGATTATGGTTAAAAATTAAATTTTTGGAGCTGGCAAAAATATAGCTATCGAACAAGTGCTAAATATATATTGCTCTAAAGATAATCCTACTCGCCCAGCTTTAAAACAGCTTTTGGAAAACTTGCTCGATTGCTTTATGTTATCAGAAAGAACTGTTTACCTTGCTAAAAACGAAAACGATAAAGGCAATGGTTTTTACGGCAGAAAACTTGCAACACCTGTTGGCAGCCTTGAAATTTCTGTTCCTCGCACACGCTCTGGTAACTTTCGACCTTCCATTCTCCCTGACCGCTACAAAAGGGTTGACAGCTCATACACTGACCTGCTCATGTCTTTAGTCGCCAATGGTTACTCAGAAAGTTCTCTTGTCCAAACTCTTAAAAGCATGAATCTGCCTTATTCTGAAGACGAAATCGAAAAAATCAAAAACGATCTTAAAAACGAGCTTCAACTTTTCAAACAAAGAGAACTTCCTGAAAGTGCTTTTGCTCTTATCATTGACGGTTACCATTGCGAAATTAAAGATAACTCAAAAGTTAAACAAGCTACTTGCTACGTCGTGCTTGGCATTGATTTAGAAGGCAAAAAAGATATCTTCGGTATCTACACTTTCTTCGGCAAAGAAAACAAAGCCGATTGGATGAGAGTCTTTGACGACTTAATTACAAGAAGTCTTAAAAAAGTCTTAATAGTTGTAAGCGATGATTTTCCAGGCATTATCGATGCTGTTAGACTCGCTTATCCCCTTGCCGACCATAAGCTTATTCACCTTCAACGCAATGTCAGAAAACATATGGCAAAAGATGATGCTTCCGTTTTCAACAAAGAGCTTGATAAACTAAGAACTTCCTCTGCTGATTTTGACGAAGCTATTTCAAAGTTCAAACTTCTTTGTGAGCAATACTCCTCAAAATATCCTCGATTCATAAAAGGTATTTGCGAAAAAGCAGAGTTCTATCTTGCACATATGAGGTATCCTGAAGATTTAAGAAAGTACATTTATACTACTAATGCTGTAGAAAGCGTAAACAGTATGATTGAAAAGATAAGAATAAACTCCGGTGGTTATTTTCAATCTGTAGAAGTTTTAGAGATAAACATATATTTACAAAGAGAAAACTTGCGTCGAGGCAAGTGGAAAAACGGAGTACCTATTCTTAAAAAATGTAGTTACAATATATTACAGCTCTACAATATACGCTATTGATGTGGAAACACAAAATTCTTGACAAGTCTCCAGGTGGTACAGGAATTGTTCTTATACCTGCTGCTGTTTTGGGTTCTTGGAACGCTAACATCGTTTTTGTTGGCAGGCTCTTGTCATATGTTTTTATTCTTCTGAGTGACCTTTTTATTGTTATTGTTCCCTCTTTAAGATTTACACAATCCCATTTCAAAACGAGAAGCTCACCAAGTCTAACACCGCTTGCAAGAGCCAGCAAAAAAGCTGGTTTTAGTCTTTCACCTTCCAAGGCAGCTACAAACCTTTTCTGCTCTTCCAATGTTAAAACTCTAATTTCCTTTTTGGTCTTTGCTTTCGGCAGCGTTGTTGCTTCACTTACATTCCTTACTACTAACCCATTTTTTAAAGCTTGGTCTAAAGCTGAGTGCAATATAACATGAATATGTTTTATAGTTGACAAAGAAAGTCCACTTTCATGTTTGGAGTTGTACAATGCTTGCAGGTGTTCAGGTCTTAAATCCTTGAGTTTATAATGTCCAATAGAAGGAACAATATGATTGTTGATAAGACTTTCATAGTCTTGGAAAGTTGAAGGTCGCAATGTCTGTTTTTTATATTCCCAAAGCCAAGTATTAAGCCAGTCTTTGACAAGCATTCTTGCAGGGTCAACATATATTCCATTTGCTAAGTCGTTCAGTGCTTTGGCTATCTTGTCGGCAACTTCCTGTCTTGTCTTGCCATAGAAATACTGCCGTTTTTGTCTGCCGTTTTCATCTCTTCCTATGGTGATTTGACCACACCAAAGCCCATCTTTTCTTTTGTATATGCTGCCTTCATTATTCCCTCTCTTTTTTGTTTTGGTAGGCATTTTATAACACCTCTTTGATTTGGGCAAAGTCTATTATAAGGTCTTCAAAAATACCAACCTTGACCTTGTCACTGAAGGTGTAAGCTTCTGGTGGCAAGTAATCTTCATTGTCTTTAAGTCTATATACCAAGATTGTTTGATTTTTAGGGTTGACAATCCAGTATTCTTTGACCTTAAATTGTGTATAAAGATTGAGTTTTCGGAT
It contains:
- a CDS encoding IclR family transcriptional regulator encodes the protein MEKGKNLHRSLQRALDIMELIASCSEGLTLSNISQKLGIPKSSALSLLNTLVERKYLIFDSATNRYKMGIKMFEVGSGYLRESEFMDAIMAVVAKVARKSNETVHLAVRDGRDVIYIAKIESNHPIRIASSIGKRIPAHATALGKALLSGLSDKELRELYSQQPPERLTANTICEVEKLIEEIRKVRENGYALDYEESSEGVRCFGAPIFNHNEQIIAAISIAVPTIRVNEENEGYFIELIKEAAQEISDILKIYQKQSLI
- a CDS encoding N-acyl homoserine lactonase family protein is translated as MIYEIKPLLIGEFGPVHDGIKYRGGNILHEGMVPSFSFYIRTATNHILVDTGFGKIEECEKATNLRFGQKKRIEDILNENNIDPEEIELIICTHLHWDHIGNIDLFPNARVVFQLKELGWALSAPVWEPGYIKFFTQPIFKKINEGKVLILNGDKFINEVIKVIKIGGHTPGSQIVEVRLGERKIIISGDTIMTYKNIEEEIPVGLFYNLEECIKAISMVKEEKCIVLPSHDWRVLEYKNLLE
- a CDS encoding Gfo/Idh/MocA family protein, which produces MVNVNEVRVGFIGCGRVAENHFEAIRKCENVRLIAVSDINEELAMKRAQQWGVVVCSPYEIYKRNDIDAIFVLTPFHTHFFYTFHALKEGKHVLVEKPVSMDPEEISQMAKVAQQVGRICMPGHSYIYLRELRRFKEIISSGSLGEPFTMFSSEIYYMPEELIEKYNGPLQEVLWHHIYLMIAYMGLPSKVCAVKGCFRKDKIPTGDEHLMVVAEFESGALAHIYLSWATEDETSDPWTFKIKVLCQKGGLHFSRKDIVKFTPNRENEYPLYQEMFDEEVDYFINQCIRKGKKPLSDLYDAYYTSWIINKIKEAVEEERVLRIDIKEIGELTF
- a CDS encoding Gfo/Idh/MocA family protein; the protein is MINIGIIGFGWMGQIHAKNSTLIEDCKLKAVADLDPQKLRIAEKLYGADVYQDYRQLLDRKDINAVYVVTPATSHYQIVKDSIEANKHVLCEKPLALTPQEVNSLREIVKKSDRKFIICFPERFAISSQEAKDMIDQGVIGEIQYIRGNFRFTMKGHDVTHGEWVFDRSKGGGLILEASVHLWDFVRWLSNQEVTSVIGVAHEYMRGNSLIEDNFAAIGYLEKGGIVCIDMSGAFPKDSATDKRFEIIGSEGYIYIDEFKNYMTINSERGIDANPGMLVKGMTYKDVMWHSHVEGGAKRLQEYFIRCIKKDEEPKPGVEDGARACEISWAIMDSLKSKKLEVIKYGKCE
- a CDS encoding mandelate racemase/muconate lactonizing enzyme family protein is translated as MSELRIENIETILLSYRYKENEIWKWSGGTTLQRNALLVKITTNKGIEGIGEVGEATYVPHAVVQVIEERFKPMLLGEDPVDIEKLWQKMYIRSAHWGRKGFVIPIISGIEVALWDILGKWQERPVYELLGGAYRKKIRLYASAGMDKPIDELIKEGLEMVKEGYRGFKIRIGEEDPRNDIEKVKALREALPPEIDLMVDAGQCYTDFPWDLNTALKVAKELEKYNIFWLEEPLHPDDIDGYAYLSRATSIPIAAGENEFTRWGFKELIVKRAVDILQPDVTRSGGISECKKIAAMASAFHMKCAPHIFGSGVGFMANVHFIASTPNAFIMEFDRTPNPLRDELIIEMPKVEDGYIEILRDIPGLGVKVTDEIIKKFAFIEKDPVEKRKFEPLF
- a CDS encoding carbohydrate ABC transporter permease, whose protein sequence is MSWLKSQQKRKKLTLTVVYIILIIISIVNLSPFFWMISTSFKQPDEIFLTIPKLLPRSFSFSNYVGIWNDTYFSYYLKNSLIVALLNMLIGTLVSVFAGYGISRFNFKGRFLFSIVLIIVQIFPGMLLAIPLFTIMNKLRLIDTYWALLIAYSTFTLPFCTWMLKGYFDTIPVSLEEAARIEGCGRLQILFRIILPLALPGVVAVAMFAFVLAWQEYLFALTLTRSEEMRTITVGIAMMQGEHGRINWGQIMAGSIIACLPGVIVFLLMEKYLVQGFTMGAVKE
- a CDS encoding carbohydrate ABC transporter permease produces the protein MVKLLRSEKLTPYLLIMPSAILIVVILIYPLVTGIINSFLNINLLIVRPTKFIGLQNYINLLHDPLFWISFKQSVLWTIIILIGEMIIGFFIALLLNTDIKGRKIFRTLILIPWLIPNSIAAIIWKWLYSEQYGLINYLLWKFHIIKTYKAWLGDPHLTFGAVVVAALWKAIPFVVLVILAGLQSISKDLYEAAEVDGASGFHKLIYITIPSVKNIALITAILTSIWNFNQFDIIQVMTRGGPGTATLTMPVFSYELFLQSFQVSYASAVATIMLILMVGPIYVYVKRLMANE